Part of the Mycolicibacterium mageritense genome is shown below.
CAGCACGATGTCAAGGGCAGCCGAGGCCAGGAATGTCTGGATGCCGTACCAGGCCACGGCGATGAGGCCGCGGATGATGGCCGGGATGTTGGCGCCGAGCACACCGAACACCGTCCGGCAGATCACCGGATACGGCACGCCGGCGGCCTGACTGGGCTTGGCGACCAGGTTGCACAGGAAGTAGACGATGGTGATGCCGATCAGCAGTGCCACGAGCACCTGCCAACTCGCCAAGCCCAGCGCGAAAAGGCTGCCAGCGGTCACGTAGCCGCCGACGCTGTGCACGTCGGACATCCAGAACGCAAAGATGTTGTAGGAACCCCAGGTCTGCTTGCGCAGAGGAGCGAGATCCTCGTTGGTCAGCCGTGGGTCATAGCCGGGCTTGACGTCGCCGCTGCCGACCGGATGGCCGGCCGCCTCGACGAGATCCCCGGCGCCCACCACAGTTTCTGTCATGTCCCGACGTTAGGAACGAACTGTTTCCCAGCCGTTTCCGCTGGGCTATGCCGCAATTGCGGAAAAGATATATTCGGCTCAGGCCAGCAGGCCCGTATCGGTCGGCAAGGTCGCGATGACGGCGTTGAGCCGAGCGGCGTGCGCCTCGGAGGCGGCCACCAGCCGTTCGGGGTCGCCGACCAGAAAAGCGTCGAGCATCGCGCGGTGGTCGGCGTGCAGCTGCGCGCGGTCGGCCGCACTGACGTGCACCATGGACTGCACGGGTTCGGTGACATTCCAGGCGGTTTCGAGCATGTGCAGCAGCCGGTGCATGCGGGACGGCCGGGTCAGGGCGGCGTGGAACTGCCGGCTCTGCCGGTGGTAGGCGGCCGCGTCGTCATCGGCGATGGCCTGCTCCAGCAGGTGGTTCACGGCGACGGCCGCCGCCCGGTCGGTGTCGGTCGCATTCGCCACAGCCGCCAGCAGCGATGCCGATTCCAACGTCTCGCGCACAATGTACATTTCGCGCAGCTCCTGGGCCGTCAGCAGAGCCACGGTGTATCCGGAGTTCCGCTTGTGCGTGACGAGGCCCTCTCCCATCAGGGTTTTCAGCGCCTCCCGCACCGGGATCTGGCTGACCCGGAACACGTCGGCCACCTCGGCCAGCGGAATCGACGTGCCCGGCGGGACACCACCGGCGAGGATCGCGCGGCGCAGCTCGTCGAGCACAGCCTGCTGCGACGGACCGTCCGCTGCGGCCACCAACTGTTCGAGCAGGGCCGAACGCCGTCGAGGCCGCATGGCAGGCGACGCTAGCGCGCGAATGTTGCGCGGCGTGGTCGGTGAGGTTTCCGGCCGATTAGAGCCCTGCCGCGACTTCCCACAGCGCCCGCAGGTCACCGGGTTCGGTGCGCAACGGGCTCAGCGCGACGTCGGTGGCACCGGCGTCGAGGTAGACCTGCAACTGGGCCCGCACCTGCGCAACGGATCCGATCGCCGCGAGTTCAGCCACGCTCGATACTCCCTCGCGCGCAATGACTTTCTGATACGACGGGATGGTCTCGTAGAACGACAGCCGCTGTGCGGCCACCTCGCGGGCCGCGGCGACATCGTCGGTGACGAGCGCCGGGACCATGGCGACGACGCGTGGCGCGAGCCGGCCCGCGGCCGCGTCGGTGATGGTCGGCACGATGAATTCGCCCACGGTGCGCGGACCCGCGAGGAACGGCAGCGTCCCGTCGGCGAGTTCGCCGGTGACCCGCAACGCCTTGGGGCCCATCGCCGCCACGTACACCGGCACCGGAGTCCCGCCCGGCACCCGGACCGGCCACTCGGGGCTCGCGGTGAACTGGGCCCCGTGGTAGTCGACCGCGCCGTCGTCGAAGGTCGCCCGCAGCACCTCGAGATGCTCACGCAACCGGCCGACGGGATCGGTCCACACCGTGCCAAACGCCTGATGTTCCGGGGCGTGTGAGCCCAGGCCGAGCCCCAGCGTGAAGTTGCCGTGCGTCGCGGCCTGCGCGGTCTGCGCCGCCGATGCGACCAGCAGCGGATGGCGCGGGTTGATCGGCACCACCGACGTGCCGACGCCGAGGCCGGGCACCGCGGCCCCGATCAGGCCGGCCAGCGTGATGGCGTCGACGTCGAACTGCTGCGCGAGCCAGATCTGTCTGACACCCGCGGTAAAGGCGTTGCGCGCCTGGTTGATCGCGTCGTCGACGACGTTGGCGGCGGATGGATTCAGGGGAAGCACTACTCCGGTCGGCATACTCGCACCAACCGGACCGGCGCGGCGCGCTATTCCGTTCTATTCACGGTGCGCGTTAACCATGACACGCTGCCGCAGCTGCTCGATCGCGACGTCGAGCACGGTCCGTTTGGCGCGATTGATCAGGAACTCGGGGATCGGCATGGCCAGGTCGACGAGGATGTCGAACCGCACCCGGGTCTTGTCGATCTCCGGGGTCAGGTTGTACTCGATGTGCTGGCCGCGCTGCTGCAGGTTGGGCTCGGCGTCCCACACCATCCAGTACTCGCCCCAGTGGTACTCCAGTAACTCTTTGTCGGTGATGCCCAGCAATCGCATGGTGGCCTTGACGTGGTGAGGCCGGCCATCTGGGTAGCGATCGATGACCTCGACGTGACGGTGCACCGAAGACCAGGATGGCAGGGCATCGACGTCGGCGAGCACCGCCATGATCGCCTCCGGCGAGGCGTCGAAGACGACTTCCCGCGATGCCCTGACTGCCACACCGGCAAATGTAGTGACTACCCCGCCGGCTAACTACCGGTTTCGGCCGATCGGCGTGCCACGATCACGGGCGTCTGCACCGATTCGACGACCGTGGCGCTGACCGAGCCGAGCAGCATGCCGGTGAATCCGCCGCGGCCGCGGCTGCCGACGACCACCAGCTGGGCACCGTCCGACTGCTCGACCAGCTGATAGGCCGGACGGTCGCGTTGCACCACGCGCCGCACCGGCACATCCGGGTAGCGCTCGCACCAGCCGGCCAGCTGCTCGGACACCACGCGATCCTCCCGCGGTTTCAGCTCGGCCCACTTGACGTCGGGAAAGTCGTAGTCCAGGTCGTTCCAGGTGTGCACCACGACGAGTTCGACGCCGCGCCGGGACGCCTCGTCGAACGCGATCTCGGTGGCCAGCTCGGACGCCTGCGAGCCGTCGACACCGACGACCACGGGTGCGTCGTCGGCATGCTGCGGGCCGTCGTGGATCACCGCGACCGGGCAATGGGCGTGCCGGACCAGGCTGGCGCTGACCGAACCGAGCAGCCGCCTGCCCCACTTACCGAGCCCACGGCAGCCGACCACCAAGAGGTCGGCGTTGTGGGAGTAGTCGATCAGCGTGCTGACCGAATGCCCGGACACCACCTCTGCGGCGAACTGCAGGGGTTCGCCGCCGGCCGTCACCTTGTTCGCGAGGTCGCGGGCCTGCGCCACGATCTCCTGACCGCGCTTCTTCTGCCACGCCCAGTAGTCGTCGGGAAGGCCCATGTCGAGCCACGCAGGCGCGGCCGCGATGGGCAGGGCGTGGACAAAGGTCAGTGGCACCCGGCGCAGCGCCGCGTCCCGCGCGGCCCATGCCACGGCCGCATCGGACGGCGGCGAGCCGTCGACTCCGACGACGATGCCGTGGCGAACCGGCTCTGCAGACATGTGAATCTCCTTTGCTGGTAGGTGTTTACGATTCGGGATCGCGGCAGATCAACACCGGCACCGGGCTGTGGTGCAGCATGTTGAGGCTCGTGGATCCGAGCAGCGTGCCGGCCAGGGCGTTACGGCCCCTGGTGCCCACCACGACCAGTTGCGCGTCCTCGGCGTGGCGCAGCAGCGCCTTGCCCGGGGATACGGGTTCGACGAAGCACTTGGCCTCGACCGACGGATGCTTGGTGTTTGCACCGTCGACGGACTCGGTCAGCGCGACCAGTTCGGCCGCCTCCAGGCCTTCCCAGTCGATGAGGAACGGGATGGTGACACCGGCCTCGGGCGGCGCGGTGAACGACAGCGACCGCACCGCGGCCAGGCCCGCGCCGAAGCGCTCGGCGAATTCGAACGCCGCCGCCAGTGCTGCCGCGGCTGCAGGGCTGTCGTCGACGCCCACGACGATCGGACCGTCCCCCGGTTCGAACCGATCCCCACGGAACGCCACCACGGGACATGCGGCCCGGGTCGCCACCGACAGCGATATCGAGCCGAGCAGCAGCGCCGCGGCCGGCGTCACCGACTTGCCGCCCAGCACCACGAGCCGCGCCTCCCGGCTGGCTTCGATCAGTGCTTCATCGGCGGGTTCGTTCACCGAAGCCGTCGTCACCGTCAGGTCGGGCCGACCGGATCGGACCGCGTCGGCCGCGGCTTTGAGGTAGAGCTCGGCACAGTCCTGCTGGTAGGACATCATCGCCGCGGTCATGGCGGCGGCGGTCTGAGTCAGGTTGCGGCCGAGGACCGGCAGCGCGTACACGATGTGCAGCGGCGCACCGAACCTGTCGGCAACGGCGCCTGCCCAACGCGCGGCGTCGATCGCCGAGTCACTGCCGTCGATTCCGACCACGACCGGTTTGGTGGCGGGATTCGTCATGTTGTCGTTCTCCCTTACTTCGATGCGGATCAGTGGGTAGCGGTCAGCAGAACTTTCAGCGCACCGGTCTCACCAGCGCGGCCGAACACGTCGTAGGCGGATTCGAAATCGCCGATCCCGAACCGGTGGGTGATCATCCGAGCCGTGTCGAGCTGACCGCTCACCACCAGCCCGATCAGCGTCGGCGTCGAACACGTGTCGACGAGGCCTGTGGTGATCGTGAGGTCTTTGCCCCAGATGCGCTCGAGGTGCAGCGTGGCAGGGGCGCCGTGGACACCGATGTTCGCGAGGTGTCCACCGGGGCGCACCAGTTCGACTGCCTGCTCGAAGGTTTCGGGCAGGCCGACGGCCTCCATCACGACGTCGGCACCGAGACCCGCGGTCAGCTCGTCGATCACGGCGCGGGGATTGTCCCGGCTCGGATTCACCACCACATCGGCGCCGAACTTGCGCGCCGACTCCAGGCGGGAGTCCGCAATGTCGATGGCGACGATGTGGCTGGGACTCACCAGCCCGGCCGTCATGATCGCCGCAAGACCGATCGGTCCGGCGCCGACGATCGCGACGACGTCGGCGGGCCGCACCGCGCCTGCCAACACCCCCACTTCGTAGGACGTCGGCAGGATGTCGGCGAGCATGACCATCTGCTCGTCGGTGACGCCGTCGGGAATCTTGTAGGTGGATCGGTCGGCGAATGGAACACGTACATACTCGGCCTGCGTGCCGTCGATCATGTGGCCAAGAATCCAGCCGCCACCGCCGAGGCATTGCCCGTAACGCCCTTCGCGGCAGAACCGGCAATTGCCGCAGGCGCTCACACACGACACCAGTACGCGGTCCCCGACGGCGAGAGTCTGCACGGCCGCACCGACAGCGGTCACCGTGCCCACGGCTTCGTGACCGAGAATGCGACCGGGTACCACCTCCGGCACATCACCTTTGAGGATGTGCAGGTCGGTGCCACAGATGGTGACCGCATCGACCTGCACGATGGCGTCGGTCGCGAACTGAATCGACGGGTCCGGAACCTCAGTCCAGGCGCGGTCGTGCGGGCCCTGGTAGACGAGCGCTTTCATGATCGCCTTGACCTCTCGCGGCAGGTGGGAGCAGCCATGTCCCCATGCTCGTCCCGACGCAGCGACCACACCAGCGGTCAATGGGCCCTATCCGAGGGTCTAAATGCCCTACCGGGCTGTTCTCAGTTCGATCCACTTCGTCACGAACTTGTCGATTCCGGAGGCCGGTGCCGCATTCATCCCGGTTCGCTCACGCGACCGCGAGCACCCGGAGGGTCTCGTCGTCAGGCGACGGTCACCGCTGACCTCCTTGGCCTCCTTGGCCGTCACGTGTGGTCGGGCGGTAGGGCGATCCAACGTCCTCGCCGTGATCGCACTGCTCGGCCACTTGCTCCCGGAGCACTAGGGACACCAGTCGTCGTCTTCGTCCCCGAGCGGCGGGCGCGGCTCGCGCATCACCCGCACCGCCCAGATCACGCCGCAGATCACCGCGCCGACGATCGCCCAGAAGAGCAGCTGTCCCGCCAGTGCGGCCATCGTCATACCTCCTCGGAGTCGTTCAATACGGCACTTCGCCTTAACAGTTCATCCGCAAGGGGTGTGCGCCACAGCAGTGG
Proteins encoded:
- a CDS encoding zinc-dependent alcohol dehydrogenase family protein, producing MKALVYQGPHDRAWTEVPDPSIQFATDAIVQVDAVTICGTDLHILKGDVPEVVPGRILGHEAVGTVTAVGAAVQTLAVGDRVLVSCVSACGNCRFCREGRYGQCLGGGGWILGHMIDGTQAEYVRVPFADRSTYKIPDGVTDEQMVMLADILPTSYEVGVLAGAVRPADVVAIVGAGPIGLAAIMTAGLVSPSHIVAIDIADSRLESARKFGADVVVNPSRDNPRAVIDELTAGLGADVVMEAVGLPETFEQAVELVRPGGHLANIGVHGAPATLHLERIWGKDLTITTGLVDTCSTPTLIGLVVSGQLDTARMITHRFGIGDFESAYDVFGRAGETGALKVLLTATH
- a CDS encoding universal stress protein, coding for MTNPATKPVVVGIDGSDSAIDAARWAGAVADRFGAPLHIVYALPVLGRNLTQTAAAMTAAMMSYQQDCAELYLKAAADAVRSGRPDLTVTTASVNEPADEALIEASREARLVVLGGKSVTPAAALLLGSISLSVATRAACPVVAFRGDRFEPGDGPIVVGVDDSPAAAAALAAAFEFAERFGAGLAAVRSLSFTAPPEAGVTIPFLIDWEGLEAAELVALTESVDGANTKHPSVEAKCFVEPVSPGKALLRHAEDAQLVVVGTRGRNALAGTLLGSTSLNMLHHSPVPVLICRDPES
- a CDS encoding SRPBCC family protein; protein product: MAVRASREVVFDASPEAIMAVLADVDALPSWSSVHRHVEVIDRYPDGRPHHVKATMRLLGITDKELLEYHWGEYWMVWDAEPNLQQRGQHIEYNLTPEIDKTRVRFDILVDLAMPIPEFLINRAKRTVLDVAIEQLRQRVMVNAHRE
- a CDS encoding LLM class F420-dependent oxidoreductase — translated: MPTGVVLPLNPSAANVVDDAINQARNAFTAGVRQIWLAQQFDVDAITLAGLIGAAVPGLGVGTSVVPINPRHPLLVASAAQTAQAATHGNFTLGLGLGSHAPEHQAFGTVWTDPVGRLREHLEVLRATFDDGAVDYHGAQFTASPEWPVRVPGGTPVPVYVAAMGPKALRVTGELADGTLPFLAGPRTVGEFIVPTITDAAAGRLAPRVVAMVPALVTDDVAAAREVAAQRLSFYETIPSYQKVIAREGVSSVAELAAIGSVAQVRAQLQVYLDAGATDVALSPLRTEPGDLRALWEVAAGL
- a CDS encoding GntR family transcriptional regulator, which encodes MRPRRRSALLEQLVAAADGPSQQAVLDELRRAILAGGVPPGTSIPLAEVADVFRVSQIPVREALKTLMGEGLVTHKRNSGYTVALLTAQELREMYIVRETLESASLLAAVANATDTDRAAAVAVNHLLEQAIADDDAAAYHRQSRQFHAALTRPSRMHRLLHMLETAWNVTEPVQSMVHVSAADRAQLHADHRAMLDAFLVGDPERLVAASEAHAARLNAVIATLPTDTGLLA
- a CDS encoding universal stress protein; amino-acid sequence: MSAEPVRHGIVVGVDGSPPSDAAVAWAARDAALRRVPLTFVHALPIAAAPAWLDMGLPDDYWAWQKKRGQEIVAQARDLANKVTAGGEPLQFAAEVVSGHSVSTLIDYSHNADLLVVGCRGLGKWGRRLLGSVSASLVRHAHCPVAVIHDGPQHADDAPVVVGVDGSQASELATEIAFDEASRRGVELVVVHTWNDLDYDFPDVKWAELKPREDRVVSEQLAGWCERYPDVPVRRVVQRDRPAYQLVEQSDGAQLVVVGSRGRGGFTGMLLGSVSATVVESVQTPVIVARRSAETGS